A genomic region of Persephonella marina EX-H1 contains the following coding sequences:
- a CDS encoding nucleotidyltransferase domain-containing protein, whose amino-acid sequence MTDLKEKRVRLSEEEIKAIKETAKEIFGEKTKVYLFGSRTDIHKKGGDIDILIVPKEKKDLFKKKIKLSSKLENILGKPVDVIVSRDKNKPIEREALKGVKI is encoded by the coding sequence ATGACTGATCTCAAAGAAAAGAGAGTTCGCCTTTCCGAAGAAGAGATAAAAGCCATAAAAGAAACAGCAAAAGAGATCTTTGGAGAAAAAACAAAAGTATATCTTTTTGGAAGCAGAACAGATATACACAAAAAAGGTGGAGATATAGACATCCTTATCGTTCCAAAGGAAAAAAAAGACCTATTTAAGAAAAAGATAAAGCTATCTTCAAAACTTGAAAATATTTTAGGGAAACCTGTTGATGTAATAGTAAGCAGAGATAAAAACAAACCGATAGAAAGGGAAGCTTTAAAAGGGGTTAAAATATAA
- the glmS gene encoding glutamine--fructose-6-phosphate transaminase (isomerizing), with amino-acid sequence MCGIIGYIGKRNAVPVLLYGLQRLEYRGYDSAGISVIDKTGNKIIVEKQVGKIKDLQEHLWNKKIEGHIGVGHSRWATHGSPTIENAHPHTSQKGTISIVHNGIIENYLELKKELIEKGYRFRSETDTEVIAHLFEDFYTGDLLETALKVAKKLDGAYAVGVISTYEPDRIIAIKKGSPLIIGLGKDENFIASDIPAVLEYTKDFIALEDGEIALVTKDNVEIYNLEGKKLNKKPFHVTWDVSVAEKAGYKHFMQKEIHEQPRTIGDTITGFLSSKDEDLYRMIKDTDKLYIIACGTSYHAALVGKFWIEKFARIPVEVDYASEYRYRDRIIDKKTVVMGISQSGETADTRFALLDAKNEGAKTLSLVNVVGSSLSRETDFVLYTYCGPEIGVAATKTFTAQLVALLLFALEAGLGRKTITKDDYEKIHNELLHIPSKVEEILKKDDEIKDLAHRYMNASDFLFLGRNINYPIALEGALKLKEISYIHAEGYPAGEMKHGPIALIDEKLPVVCVIPNDRYYEKMFSNIQEVKARKGKVISVATEGDKQIENVSDEVIYIPETLDPLYPILTVIPLQQLSYHIATLLGKDVDQPRNLAKTVTVE; translated from the coding sequence ATGTGCGGAATTATAGGATATATAGGAAAAAGGAATGCTGTTCCTGTCCTGCTTTATGGTCTTCAGAGACTTGAGTATAGAGGATACGACTCTGCAGGTATATCTGTAATAGATAAAACCGGAAACAAGATCATTGTAGAGAAACAGGTTGGTAAGATAAAAGATCTTCAGGAACATCTCTGGAACAAAAAGATAGAAGGCCATATAGGCGTGGGTCACTCGCGATGGGCCACACACGGCAGTCCGACCATTGAAAATGCTCATCCCCACACAAGCCAGAAAGGAACAATATCTATAGTCCACAACGGGATAATAGAGAACTACCTTGAGCTGAAAAAGGAGCTTATCGAAAAAGGATACAGATTCAGATCAGAGACAGACACAGAGGTTATAGCCCATCTTTTTGAGGATTTTTACACCGGAGATCTTCTTGAGACAGCCTTAAAGGTTGCAAAAAAACTTGACGGAGCTTATGCGGTAGGAGTCATATCAACATACGAGCCTGACAGGATTATCGCCATAAAAAAGGGAAGTCCACTTATCATAGGTCTTGGAAAAGATGAGAACTTTATAGCATCAGACATTCCGGCAGTTTTAGAGTACACAAAAGATTTTATAGCACTTGAGGATGGAGAGATAGCACTTGTAACAAAGGATAATGTAGAGATCTACAATCTTGAAGGAAAAAAACTAAACAAAAAACCGTTCCATGTAACATGGGATGTATCTGTTGCTGAAAAAGCCGGATACAAACATTTTATGCAGAAGGAGATACACGAACAGCCGAGAACTATCGGAGACACAATAACAGGATTCTTATCATCAAAGGATGAAGACCTTTACAGAATGATAAAAGATACAGACAAACTTTATATAATAGCCTGTGGAACATCATACCACGCTGCACTTGTTGGGAAGTTCTGGATAGAGAAGTTTGCAAGGATTCCTGTTGAAGTTGATTACGCATCAGAGTACAGATACAGAGACAGAATAATAGATAAGAAAACTGTAGTTATGGGAATAAGCCAGTCTGGAGAGACAGCAGACACAAGATTTGCCCTTTTAGATGCAAAGAATGAGGGAGCGAAAACATTATCCCTTGTTAATGTTGTTGGCAGTTCACTCTCAAGGGAAACAGACTTTGTTTTATACACTTACTGTGGTCCAGAGATAGGCGTTGCAGCAACAAAAACATTTACAGCCCAGCTTGTTGCACTACTGCTTTTTGCCCTTGAGGCAGGACTGGGAAGAAAAACCATTACAAAGGACGACTATGAAAAAATACACAACGAGCTTTTACATATACCCTCTAAAGTGGAAGAGATCCTGAAAAAAGATGATGAGATAAAAGATCTCGCCCACAGATATATGAATGCATCAGACTTTCTCTTCCTTGGCAGGAATATAAACTACCCTATAGCATTAGAGGGAGCATTAAAGCTGAAAGAGATCTCATACATTCATGCTGAAGGATACCCGGCAGGTGAGATGAAACACGGACCTATAGCCTTAATAGATGAGAAACTTCCTGTAGTCTGTGTAATTCCTAATGATAGATATTACGAAAAGATGTTCTCTAACATACAGGAAGTAAAGGCAAGGAAAGGTAAAGTTATATCAGTCGCAACAGAAGGTGATAAGCAGATAGAGAATGTATCAGATGAGGTTATTTATATACCGGAAACATTGGATCCCCTATACCCTATTCTAACTGTTATCCCCCTTCAGCAGCTCTCATACCACATAGCAACCCTTCTCGGTAAAGATGTTGACCAGCCGAGAAACCTTGCAAAAACTGTGACTGTGGAGTAG
- a CDS encoding nucleotidyltransferase domain-containing protein, producing MKKYDPDAEIIIFGSRTDLTKKGGDIDILVVSDKIDYRKRRKIRVDLLLKLGERKIDLIITDNPEKSEFTKMAYKYGVRI from the coding sequence GTGAAAAAATACGATCCAGATGCTGAGATCATAATCTTTGGAAGCAGAACTGACCTGACAAAGAAGGGAGGAGATATAGACATACTTGTTGTATCAGATAAAATAGATTACAGAAAAAGAAGAAAGATCCGCGTGGATCTTCTTTTAAAACTTGGAGAGAGAAAGATAGACCTGATAATTACGGACAATCCTGAAAAAAGCGAGTTCACAAAAATGGCGTATAAATACGGAGTAAGAATTTGA
- a CDS encoding class I SAM-dependent methyltransferase, translated as MIQMMKLTGKQQLVNIIKNRIKKEGSISFRDFMDIALYYPELGYYTSPKAKIGGYGDFFTASELDKAFGELLGKQFVEIYQKLGEKNFQIVEIGAGKGYLAYDILNFLRANFEDVYRNSEYIIIEKSPYHVNLQKEILKSFDNVRWVQDIIDFEDESITGVIFSNELFDSFPVHLIRKINGKIYEIYITVDQDDNVKEILKDPSEDIIRYLKELNINIPEGMTTEINLDAADYIQKIGKKLKKGYVITIDYGYPSAELYKYYRMKGTLLCYYKHRYSENYYENVGMQDITSHVNFSALNYYGKIAGLELTGFTDQAHFLTNLGLMDIFAQLQEKGDYESYERLNRLKTLVLPKGMGEKFKVLIQHKNVENPHLKGLEILPYSSERYKL; from the coding sequence ATGATACAGATGATGAAACTGACAGGTAAACAACAGCTTGTGAATATCATTAAGAACAGGATAAAGAAGGAAGGTTCAATATCATTCAGGGATTTTATGGATATAGCCCTTTACTATCCTGAACTTGGATATTACACCTCTCCTAAGGCAAAGATAGGTGGATATGGTGATTTTTTTACAGCTTCAGAACTTGATAAAGCTTTTGGAGAGCTTCTTGGAAAACAGTTTGTTGAGATATACCAGAAGTTGGGTGAAAAAAATTTCCAGATAGTTGAGATAGGGGCAGGGAAAGGATATCTCGCCTACGATATACTGAACTTCTTAAGAGCCAATTTTGAAGATGTTTACAGAAATTCTGAGTATATCATTATTGAAAAATCACCTTACCATGTTAATCTCCAGAAGGAGATACTGAAGAGTTTTGATAATGTCAGATGGGTTCAGGACATAATAGATTTTGAGGATGAGAGTATAACAGGCGTTATTTTCTCAAATGAGCTTTTTGACTCTTTCCCTGTTCATCTGATAAGAAAGATAAATGGGAAGATATACGAGATCTATATAACTGTGGATCAGGATGACAATGTGAAGGAGATACTTAAAGATCCATCTGAGGATATAATCAGATACCTGAAGGAGCTCAATATAAACATACCTGAGGGAATGACAACAGAGATAAATCTTGATGCTGCAGATTATATCCAGAAGATAGGGAAAAAGCTGAAAAAAGGTTACGTTATAACGATAGATTACGGTTATCCATCTGCTGAGCTTTACAAATACTACAGGATGAAAGGAACGCTTCTGTGTTACTACAAACACAGATACTCTGAGAACTACTACGAAAATGTCGGTATGCAGGATATAACATCGCATGTTAATTTCTCAGCACTTAACTACTACGGAAAAATAGCAGGACTTGAGCTGACAGGATTTACAGATCAGGCACACTTTCTTACAAACCTTGGTCTTATGGATATCTTTGCTCAGCTGCAGGAGAAGGGAGATTATGAGTCTTACGAGAGGCTGAACAGACTGAAAACACTTGTTCTGCCAAAAGGTATGGGTGAGAAGTTTAAGGTTCTTATACAGCATAAAAATGTGGAAAATCCCCATTTAAAAGGTCTTGAGATACTCCCATACTCCAGTGAGAGATACAAACTTTAG
- the queC gene encoding 7-cyano-7-deazaguanine synthase QueC: protein MKQSSSIIILVSGGMDSAALLWLAKKEFDKVYAVSFDYGQKHRVELDFAKKLTEEAGVEEHFIAEVPHLKGIKGSALTDRSVEIPSEEYPEGPPVTTVPMRNLNFLSIAASFADIYEIENIGIGVHSVDSPYPDCRAEFVSAAEAAINASSVMVAKKKNRITVYTPFLGMTKTDVLRIGLELGVPYEKTYSCYRGTIPPCGECATCRQRIEAFRSVGLEDPWFKKER from the coding sequence ATGAAGCAGTCCAGTAGCATAATAATCCTCGTTTCAGGAGGAATGGATAGTGCTGCACTTTTATGGCTTGCAAAAAAAGAGTTTGATAAAGTTTATGCTGTCTCATTTGATTACGGACAGAAACACAGGGTAGAGCTTGATTTTGCAAAAAAACTTACAGAAGAGGCAGGTGTTGAGGAGCATTTTATAGCTGAAGTTCCACATCTAAAAGGTATAAAGGGATCGGCATTAACAGACAGATCCGTTGAGATACCATCAGAGGAGTATCCTGAAGGACCACCAGTAACAACAGTTCCAATGAGAAATCTTAACTTTCTCTCTATAGCGGCATCATTTGCTGATATTTATGAGATAGAAAATATAGGTATAGGCGTTCACTCTGTTGACAGTCCGTATCCTGACTGTAGAGCAGAGTTTGTTTCCGCTGCCGAGGCAGCTATCAATGCCTCTTCAGTTATGGTTGCAAAAAAGAAAAACAGGATTACAGTTTATACACCTTTTTTAGGTATGACAAAAACGGATGTTTTGAGAATTGGTCTGGAGCTTGGTGTTCCATACGAAAAGACATACTCATGCTACAGAGGGACGATCCCTCCATGTGGTGAGTGTGCAACCTGCAGACAGAGGATTGAGGCTTTCAGATCAGTTGGGCTTGAAGATCCATGGTTCAAAAAAGAGAGGTAA
- a CDS encoding M23 family metallopeptidase: MRDRFTITIHDVNGVKQYTLKQFVKKFFIYFSAFLVLFILLSSAVILYLYYQVSELDRKKQELMKKNRQLILENIDLKLNIDKKTAELQQLSVKLENIEEMMGLKPEEDIDISDRIVKVSLTTSQIYFLFKNVPNGSPLRETVITSRFGYRKHPVNGNRDFHPGVDLRAKIGTPVYATANGIVEYAGRKGNYGKLIIIQHNYGFKTLYGHLSRIKVKTGQFIEKGQLIGYTGRTGLINGPHLHYEIRYLQRPLNPVNFIRWKKLDYKKIFEKERHVQWESLIRAITRDYQLAVLRQL, encoded by the coding sequence ATGAGAGACAGATTTACGATAACAATTCATGATGTAAATGGTGTTAAGCAGTACACATTAAAACAGTTTGTAAAAAAGTTTTTCATATATTTTTCAGCTTTTCTTGTTCTTTTCATACTTTTAAGCTCTGCTGTTATTCTGTACCTGTACTACCAGGTGAGCGAGCTTGACAGGAAAAAGCAGGAGCTTATGAAGAAAAACCGGCAGCTTATACTTGAGAATATAGATCTAAAACTGAATATAGATAAAAAAACCGCAGAACTCCAGCAGCTTTCGGTAAAACTTGAAAATATTGAAGAGATGATGGGTCTGAAGCCTGAAGAGGATATTGATATATCTGACAGGATAGTAAAGGTATCACTTACAACATCACAGATATACTTTCTTTTTAAGAATGTTCCAAATGGCTCTCCACTGAGGGAGACAGTAATAACAAGCAGATTTGGGTACAGGAAACATCCTGTTAACGGTAATAGGGATTTTCATCCAGGTGTTGATCTCAGGGCAAAGATCGGAACCCCTGTTTATGCAACAGCTAACGGGATAGTTGAGTATGCTGGGAGAAAGGGAAATTATGGGAAGCTTATAATAATTCAGCATAACTACGGGTTTAAAACACTTTACGGACATCTGAGCAGGATAAAGGTAAAAACAGGCCAGTTTATAGAAAAGGGACAGCTTATCGGATATACAGGAAGAACAGGTCTTATAAATGGTCCTCACCTCCATTATGAGATAAGATACTTGCAAAGACCTTTAAATCCTGTCAATTTTATAAGGTGGAAAAAACTTGATTACAAAAAAATCTTTGAAAAAGAGAGGCATGTGCAATGGGAATCTTTAATAAGGGCGATAACGAGAGATTACCAGTTAGCAGTTCTAAGACAACTATAA
- the prfB gene encoding peptide chain release factor 2, with amino-acid sequence MIMEFKEKLEQLENKFNNIKEILDPESLRGELFKLDQEMGRPDFWNDTKKAQEISSKRNAIANKIQEIESVEKKINDIKEFIELLELEYDKETEDEIKREIEALDKEITKLETASLLSEEYDMKNAIVTLQAGSGGVEACDWTEMLLRMYLRWAEKNGFDVEMVDYQPDDVAGIKSATFIVKGPYAYGYLKGEQGVHRLVRISPFDANKRRHTSFSAVSVIPEIGDEVKVEIKEEDLRIDTFRASGAGGQHVNTTDSAVRIVHIPTGITVSCQSERSQIQNRAKALQMLKAKLYQYELEKQKEKQKELEGEKKDISWGSQIRSYVFQPYQMVKDLRTGYETGNIQAVMDGDIDPFIESYLKWRAAEKQQN; translated from the coding sequence ATGATAATGGAGTTTAAGGAAAAGTTAGAGCAGCTTGAAAATAAGTTTAATAATATAAAGGAGATACTTGATCCTGAATCTTTAAGGGGAGAACTTTTTAAACTTGATCAGGAGATGGGAAGACCTGATTTCTGGAATGACACAAAGAAGGCTCAGGAGATATCATCAAAGAGAAATGCTATAGCAAACAAGATACAGGAGATAGAGTCTGTAGAGAAAAAGATAAATGATATAAAGGAGTTTATAGAACTCCTCGAGCTTGAGTACGACAAGGAGACAGAAGATGAGATAAAAAGGGAGATAGAAGCATTAGATAAAGAGATAACAAAACTTGAAACAGCAAGCCTCCTTTCTGAAGAGTACGATATGAAAAATGCTATAGTCACACTCCAGGCAGGCTCAGGTGGTGTTGAGGCCTGTGACTGGACGGAGATGCTCCTCAGAATGTATCTCAGATGGGCTGAGAAGAACGGCTTTGATGTGGAGATGGTTGATTATCAGCCTGATGATGTTGCAGGGATAAAAAGTGCAACATTTATAGTAAAAGGCCCTTACGCATACGGATACCTTAAAGGAGAACAGGGAGTTCACAGACTTGTAAGAATTTCACCTTTTGATGCAAACAAAAGAAGACATACATCTTTCTCAGCAGTATCAGTAATACCTGAGATAGGTGATGAGGTGAAGGTTGAGATAAAAGAGGAAGATCTCAGGATAGACACATTCAGGGCTTCAGGTGCTGGCGGACAGCATGTTAACACAACAGACTCAGCTGTGAGGATAGTCCACATACCTACAGGTATAACAGTATCTTGCCAGAGCGAGAGATCACAGATCCAGAACAGAGCGAAGGCACTCCAGATGTTAAAGGCAAAACTCTACCAGTATGAGCTTGAGAAGCAGAAGGAAAAACAGAAGGAGCTTGAAGGTGAGAAGAAGGATATATCATGGGGAAGCCAGATAAGATCATACGTGTTCCAGCCTTACCAGATGGTAAAAGATCTCAGAACAGGTTATGAGACGGGGAATATACAGGCTGTTATGGATGGAGATATAGATCCGTTTATTGAGAGCTACCTTAAATGGCGTGCCGCTGAAAAACAGCAGAACTAA
- the topA gene encoding type I DNA topoisomerase has protein sequence MGDKKTKKIVIVESPKKAREIQKFLGKEYSVKATIGHFKDLPEKEMGVDLKTFKPKFVIKSKNHRKMLSEVKKLAENAEVYIATDPDREGYAIGYFMYEELKKKAKDIKRAEFHEITEKHVKDIIKKAPKFEQTNFGLFDAFLGRRVGDRIVGYTLSPIASKEIGGRFSVGRVQSPAVRLIVEREREIQQFKPTPYYVLTAILKKDDTQFVSYYEKQRLEDKELAKKIYEGIKTVRQAVVKDIKKKEVKQSPKPPFTTSSLQQTANSQLRFAPEKTMMLAQDLFENGLITYHRTDSVRISKEALTGIRKFIEKSFGKEYLPSKTRVYRSKNTQADAHEAIRITNFVDLDTQRKLVSEKGLTEDHFKLLKLIYQRTIASQMKDAVYDRTTALFDIGGYVFKTTGSVLKFDGYKKVYNIEDKEETQRLPDLKKGETVEKVDQKLEEKWTKPPGRYTEGSLVRKLEELGIGRPSTYATIIKTIKDRGYVVKEGGSLRPTEAAYHLIDYLNGKYNWVIDYDFTRRMEEFLDAVEEKKKDWKEFVEELYRKSVEGAKNVISKKMKDYALDLAKKHGKDISDIIDDPEKLKEFIDQHKETKPSEKQIAYARSLSEKTGLELPEDVLQDKEKIKRWINKAKKEAMKSYKLSEKQKAVLIKNGKEDLIDKPEKALKWLEMYFRKRRKK, from the coding sequence ATGGGAGATAAGAAAACTAAAAAGATTGTAATAGTGGAATCTCCGAAAAAAGCAAGGGAGATACAGAAATTCTTAGGTAAGGAATACTCTGTTAAAGCAACAATAGGACATTTTAAGGATCTCCCTGAGAAGGAGATGGGTGTTGATCTGAAAACATTTAAACCAAAGTTTGTGATAAAGTCTAAAAACCACAGGAAGATGCTTTCAGAGGTAAAAAAACTCGCTGAGAATGCAGAGGTTTATATAGCAACAGACCCTGATAGAGAGGGTTATGCTATAGGATACTTTATGTATGAGGAGCTGAAGAAAAAGGCAAAAGATATAAAGAGAGCCGAGTTTCATGAGATAACAGAGAAACATGTCAAGGATATAATCAAAAAAGCACCAAAATTTGAACAGACAAACTTTGGACTTTTTGATGCTTTCCTTGGTAGAAGGGTTGGGGACAGGATAGTTGGTTATACGCTCTCCCCTATAGCATCAAAGGAGATAGGAGGAAGGTTCTCTGTTGGTAGAGTTCAGTCTCCAGCTGTGAGGCTTATAGTTGAGAGGGAAAGGGAGATACAGCAGTTCAAACCAACACCTTACTATGTTCTTACAGCTATTCTGAAGAAAGATGATACACAGTTTGTATCGTACTACGAGAAACAGCGTCTTGAGGATAAAGAGCTTGCAAAGAAGATATACGAGGGTATAAAAACTGTCAGACAGGCTGTTGTGAAGGATATTAAGAAGAAAGAGGTAAAACAGTCTCCTAAGCCTCCATTCACAACATCTTCTCTACAGCAGACAGCAAACTCACAGCTTAGATTTGCACCTGAGAAAACGATGATGCTTGCTCAGGATCTTTTTGAGAACGGTCTTATAACATACCACAGAACTGATAGTGTCAGAATATCAAAGGAGGCTCTAACAGGTATCAGGAAGTTTATTGAAAAGAGTTTTGGTAAGGAGTATCTACCATCAAAAACAAGGGTTTACAGATCAAAAAATACACAGGCAGATGCACATGAGGCTATAAGAATAACTAACTTTGTTGATCTGGACACACAGAGAAAGCTAGTATCTGAAAAAGGACTTACTGAGGATCACTTTAAACTTCTCAAGCTTATATACCAGAGAACTATAGCAAGCCAGATGAAAGACGCTGTTTATGACAGAACAACCGCTCTCTTTGATATAGGTGGATATGTGTTCAAAACAACAGGTTCGGTTCTTAAGTTTGACGGTTACAAGAAGGTTTACAACATTGAGGATAAAGAAGAAACCCAGAGACTTCCTGATCTGAAAAAGGGAGAGACAGTAGAGAAAGTAGACCAGAAGCTTGAGGAAAAATGGACAAAGCCTCCAGGAAGATACACTGAAGGAAGTCTTGTCAGAAAACTTGAGGAGCTCGGGATAGGAAGGCCATCAACATACGCAACGATCATAAAAACGATAAAAGATAGAGGATATGTTGTAAAAGAAGGAGGTTCTTTAAGACCTACAGAGGCTGCATACCATCTCATAGACTACCTTAACGGGAAGTACAACTGGGTTATAGATTACGATTTTACAAGAAGGATGGAAGAGTTTCTTGATGCTGTTGAGGAGAAGAAAAAAGACTGGAAGGAGTTTGTTGAGGAGCTATACAGAAAGTCTGTTGAAGGTGCGAAGAATGTTATAAGCAAGAAGATGAAGGATTATGCCCTTGATCTTGCAAAAAAACATGGCAAAGATATATCAGACATAATTGATGATCCTGAAAAGCTTAAGGAGTTTATTGATCAGCATAAGGAAACAAAACCTTCAGAAAAGCAGATAGCCTATGCAAGATCTCTATCTGAGAAAACAGGTCTTGAACTTCCTGAAGATGTCCTTCAGGACAAGGAAAAGATAAAAAGATGGATAAATAAAGCAAAGAAAGAGGCTATGAAAAGCTATAAGCTCTCAGAGAAACAGAAGGCGGTTCTTATAAAAAATGGTAAAGAGGATCTTATAGATAAGCCAGAAAAAGCATTAAAATGGCTTGAGATGTATTTCAGAAAAAGAAGAAAAAAATAA
- a CDS encoding bactofilin family protein, whose amino-acid sequence MGIFNKGDNERLPVSSSKTTIISEGSQIRGELRFSGSVHIDGYVEGNISCEGIVTVGKSGKVKGVITADKIIVKGFVDGNADCNIVEILEGGKFVGEIHYNQILIEPKGVFEGSLKVKGGKIKKIEEKKEEIVQKHEAVQ is encoded by the coding sequence ATGGGAATCTTTAATAAGGGCGATAACGAGAGATTACCAGTTAGCAGTTCTAAGACAACTATAATAAGTGAAGGATCGCAGATCAGAGGTGAGCTTAGGTTCTCAGGTTCCGTTCATATTGATGGTTATGTTGAAGGTAATATATCCTGTGAAGGTATAGTAACGGTTGGTAAAAGCGGAAAGGTTAAAGGTGTTATTACTGCTGATAAGATCATAGTTAAAGGTTTTGTTGATGGGAATGCTGACTGTAATATTGTTGAGATTCTTGAAGGTGGAAAGTTTGTTGGGGAAATACACTACAACCAGATACTGATTGAGCCTAAAGGTGTTTTTGAAGGATCTCTTAAGGTTAAAGGTGGAAAGATAAAAAAGATAGAAGAAAAGAAGGAGGAGATAGTTCAGAAACATGAAGCAGTCCAGTAG
- the sat gene encoding sulfate adenylyltransferase, protein MLNPHGGKLINKIATEEERKDLTEKAKTLKKIVIADRYVSDCEMIANGGFSPLDGFMTKEDAESVINDIQLKNGLLWAIPIVLPVGEDVFNQIKIGDEVALYDRHNRPIAIMVVEDKYTLDLENYCKNVFKTTDIEHPGVKVVKSAGNKFIGGEIIRLLNRPVREGIDEKYYLDPAQVRENIKNKGWKKIVAFQTRNPIHRAHEYIIKVALEPMDGVMIHPLVGETKPDDIPADVRMKCYEVLIDNYFNREKVHLSVLPASMHYAGPREAIHHMLMRKNYGATHMIIGRDHAGVGDYYGTYEAQEFVEQFVDQLEIQPLKFEHSFYCTKCENMASFKTCPHPKEDHIHLSGTKVRAMLREGKRPPKEFSRPEVADILIKWATGKNG, encoded by the coding sequence ATGTTAAATCCACACGGAGGAAAACTGATCAACAAAATCGCAACAGAAGAGGAAAGAAAGGATCTGACTGAAAAGGCAAAAACTCTGAAAAAAATAGTTATAGCTGACAGATATGTTAGCGACTGTGAGATGATAGCCAATGGAGGATTTTCTCCTCTTGATGGTTTTATGACAAAAGAGGATGCAGAAAGTGTAATCAATGATATACAGCTGAAAAACGGCCTTTTATGGGCTATTCCTATAGTTCTTCCTGTTGGGGAGGATGTTTTTAACCAGATAAAGATAGGTGATGAGGTTGCCCTGTACGACAGACATAACAGACCTATAGCCATTATGGTTGTTGAAGACAAATACACACTTGATCTTGAAAACTACTGTAAGAATGTTTTTAAAACAACAGATATAGAACATCCAGGTGTAAAGGTTGTAAAATCAGCAGGAAATAAGTTTATAGGTGGAGAGATAATAAGACTTTTAAACAGACCTGTAAGGGAAGGTATTGATGAGAAATACTACCTTGATCCTGCACAGGTAAGGGAAAACATAAAAAACAAAGGCTGGAAAAAGATTGTAGCATTCCAGACAAGAAACCCTATACACAGAGCACATGAATACATAATAAAGGTTGCCCTTGAGCCTATGGACGGTGTGATGATACACCCACTTGTTGGAGAGACAAAGCCAGATGATATCCCGGCAGATGTAAGAATGAAATGTTACGAGGTTCTGATAGATAACTACTTCAACAGGGAAAAGGTTCATCTAAGCGTTTTACCTGCATCTATGCATTATGCAGGTCCAAGGGAAGCTATACATCATATGCTTATGAGAAAGAACTATGGAGCTACACATATGATAATAGGCAGAGACCATGCAGGAGTGGGCGATTATTACGGAACATACGAGGCACAGGAGTTTGTTGAGCAGTTCGTTGATCAGCTTGAGATACAGCCTCTAAAGTTTGAACACTCTTTTTACTGTACAAAATGTGAAAATATGGCTTCTTTCAAGACATGTCCACATCCAAAAGAGGATCATATACACCTCAGCGGAACAAAGGTAAGAGCCATGCTGAGGGAAGGGAAAAGGCCTCCAAAGGAGTTCTCCAGACCTGAAGTTGCAGATATCCTTATAAAATGGGCAACAGGTAAAAACGGATAA
- a CDS encoding Ada metal-binding domain-containing protein yields the protein MLIIQIILFILTDISFSLEKAVIQKKPDHIHIKSEVIPDYKNKKIKKYRKSKREKYYITKENGKIYHRPSCRFAKRIKNKVKIKSIRSAKRKGLRPCKVCKP from the coding sequence ATGCTTATAATACAGATCATACTCTTTATTCTAACAGATATATCTTTCTCCCTTGAAAAAGCTGTTATTCAGAAAAAGCCAGATCATATACATATAAAGTCTGAGGTAATCCCAGACTATAAAAATAAAAAAATCAAAAAATACAGAAAGAGTAAAAGGGAGAAGTATTATATAACAAAGGAAAATGGAAAGATATACCACAGACCTTCATGCAGGTTTGCGAAGAGGATAAAAAATAAGGTAAAGATCAAAAGTATAAGATCAGCAAAAAGGAAAGGTCTTCGTCCATGCAAAGTATGTAAGCCATAG